The following is a genomic window from Bos taurus isolate L1 Dominette 01449 registration number 42190680 breed Hereford chromosome 11, ARS-UCD2.0, whole genome shotgun sequence.
gaaggaaatgacaacccactccagtattcttgcctggaaaatcccatgaacggaggagacTTGTGAgctacacagtccatagagtcacagagaatTGGCCTCGACTAAGcacttcactttaatttttttttcatgttgataCAGGTTGGTACTTTCATTGCTTCAGCATTTCACTGTATTCTCAGAGTAATTCATCCTTTCTCCTGTTGTTGGATATCTAGGTTTTTGACCTTTTGCTATCAGGAACAACTCTGGAGTGATCATTTTTGTCTGTGGCTTCACACAGACGTGTGAAGCAACCCTCAGAGCCTTAGGAGCGAAATTGCTGGGTCGGAGGATGAATGCACTCTATCTTCTCATCTAAGAATTCAACATTTCTGGCCAATCGCAGGGGAGTGAAATGGCTGGTGATTGTCTTAATTTGCATTCCTTGGTTAACAATGAGATTAAGAATTATTTCATTCGTGAAtttccatttgtgttttttttccctgtgaattGTCTATTCACGTTTTGCCGTTTTTCTTCCCTATTGGTTTGTCTTTTCTGTGTATCTGGAGTTCTGTCTTTGTTCTGGGCATTAATCCTTTGGCAGGTAAACCCACTGCAAGTGTCTCTCCAGGCCTGTGGGTGCATTTCACTTACTAGGTCCTTTGATGTGCGTCCATTTTAACTGTAATGTGATCGGTAGATGCGCCTCTTCCTCTGAGGATTTGTGCTCATTTGGGATAAGAGATCTTTCCCTGTCTTAAAGACATTAAGGTGGTCAgttagatttttctttaaatatttgcaaGTTTTGCCTTAGGTCTTGAATTCATTGGAATTTATTTTCCTGCAAGTCGATAGATGGGGCTGTGCTTTTCTTCTGTGGGTAACTAGGCCAGCTCCGTTTGTGGACACCCATTCTTTCTCCCCAGCCTGCAGAGTCGACGCTGTCACGTCTACGTTTCCAGAAATTTCAGGGTCTCTTTTAGGCTTGCTCttctagttccttggtccagccaTCCATCCCCACATCCCCGCCGAATTGGTGGAATTCCAAGACCTTTATACTGGGTCTCCTCCCACATTATTCTTCCCCAGTGTCGTAGCTACTCTTGGTCCTTGggaatcttgatttttaaaaatctttttttcttaattccctGAGTAACGTATTCTTATAACAGAAAACAGAGGGAAGTTTGGGGTTAAAAAAAGATTGTAAACATCAGCCTAATGTCActgtcagtatttttaaaatatacgtCTAAGTTATTGCAGAAGGCTTGCTTATTCCTCTGTCATAGTCTCGTTACCTCCTTTTTGCATTGAAGGTATTTAGTCATGTCATCAGGTCATCAAGTGCTTTGCTCTCacgtgttttcattgttttatagtaTTCCATCATCAGGTCATTAAATAGGTATTTAATTGATCACCCAGTAACAGGCATCTGGATGGTTTCCAATTCTCCTGGGGTATAAAGACAACCACCATGAATGTTCCTGTAACTAAACCTTTGTCCTAGAATCTTGCCTGACGATTGCCCACCTCCTTCCTGTCGCCTCCCCCTCCCAGCTCAGCCCAGTTGAGCAAACCTTTACTCCGCTTTCTGTGTTCCGGACTCTGCATGGGGCCTGGGATGAATCTGGAGGGGTCCGTGTCCTGCGGGGCTCCCAGCCTACCTTGCTGACCTCTCTATGGGCAATCTCTTGCCAATGAGCTTTACGTGGTGCAGCTGGGGTGAATCCCAGCTCGCTGACCTCCAGGAGGGCACGGTCAGTAGCTTTAAGAGATGCCTCTGTTCTGGAAGAAGGGTTAGAGCAGAGGACAGCAGGGCACACGGCCTTTTTGTCTTTCTCAGCTGCCTGGATTTCAGCCCTTTAATCTTTGTCTTCTATTCAGGATCCTCTCCAAATTCTCCATCTCTTGGGGCTGAGACCTGACCCAGCCAGACTCCCATCACCCTCCCGAGATTGCTCTCTGAGAGCCACAAAAGAACACCTGAACTCTCCACCTGAGGgctcagtttttatttcttttcttctaggctctatttattttaaattctatgcTACTTTTCAGTCACAAAGGTAATGCCTGCTGGTAAAAACATTACAGTCTCCTTTCATCCTGCCTCCTGTTCCCACTCTTAACAGGGAGCCATTCCCCAGCTGGGTCAGGCTTTATCAACATggcaatgtatttatttattgttctgaatctcactttattttcaaaatggcaTTACATACAGAGCTCCTTTATTCTGCTGAAAAGGCCCGGTTGCATTCTGGCGGCCTCTTGAAGGGACCAGGATCTGCTCACCGCCCGCCTCTTGTGTGCCCAGCCTCATCTAACTGTGTCCCCGTGCCAGGTGTCAGGGCCAGCGTCGGGGGcgcttttccttctgttttcttccatcaTGCTCCGGGTCTGTGCTCTTTTCATCCGCCCATCAGCTGTCTGCTAAAGTCAGATTGCCGTCGGGAGCCAGGTCTGTGCCTGTCTCAGCCTCATTCCACAGATGGGGGGGACCAAGGCTCAGAGGGGTGAAGTCGCCTGCCCAGTGTCACTCCACTGCTGAGTGGCAGagcccacctgcccctccctctAAGCCCCCATCACTGTACTCCTTGCTCTCCACCTGCCTGAGGTCCCCGCACACAGGTTGTCTGGGAAACCTCACTCCTGTGACTCCCTGATAGTCCTGAGAGTTTGGCATAGCATCTGCTACCACGGGCATTTTATTACAGAGAGACCAAGTCCGGGCTGCTGGAGGCGCCTCCCCCTCCCTGTTGGCTTTAGGCAGGGGTGGCCAGGACAGTGAGTGAGTGTCTGGGTGATGCCAGTGGGCAGGGAGGTGTTGCAGTGAGCCAAAGCCTGGATCACACGCCCCGTGATCCTTGACTGCCTTATGCAAAATGTGGGCACCCCCATGACAGATTCCGTATTCCTCTCCTGATGGGGAAACAGGCCCCAGAGAGAAGCTGTTGCACACCTCTGCTGGGGGCAGTCCTGGCTGCAGAGGCCTCAGCGCAGGAAGGGGATGAACGCACTGCCTGCAGGAAACTTCCTGAAAAGGACGTTTTCTGTAACTGGGAGAAAAGGTCCCCACTCCCTTGAATCTGCCCCCTTCACCTTTTAGTGCTTTCCTGACCATCCCCAGGTAGGCCCGGGGTAGCTGTTGGGTGGGAGCTGCTCCCTGGAAGTGCTGCTTGTCGGGGCTCCACCCCAGATCTGGGTTGAAGGTGACAGGCAGTGTGATGCTGGGCACATGACCTCTCTCCCCgagtctcagtttccctatctgtaaaatgggtgtgtggaatattagtcagcctggaaaaggaaggaaattgctTCCTTTTCCTGGCACCTgctactcagatggtaaagaatctgcctataatgcgagagacccagtttcgatccctgggtcaggaagatcccctagaggagggcatagcaacccactccattattcttgcctggagaaaccccatagacagaggagcctggcaggctacagtccatggggtctcaaggagtcggacaagacagTGATTTCCACTTTTACAACATGGATGCACCTGGAGGACGTTATGTTAGGTGGATGAAACCAGTCCCAGAAGGACAAATAGCATACGATCTACTTATGTGAGGTCCCTGGAGTAGTCAGAGTCATACTGCCAGAAAGAATAGAGGTgctctggctggggtggggggaggggggagtcaGTGCTTGGTGGAgacagtttcagttttacaagacgAGAAGAGTCCTGGAGATGGGTGGTCGGTGATGGCCGCGCAGCAGAACGAATGTCCTTCATTCAAATATGTTACGTGTATTTTACAGCaataaaacaattttgagaaaataaGGGAGGGCGCCAGCAGAGCGCACTCCTGGGCTCCGAGGGTTCTGGGCTGGGCCCTCATTCTCAGAACAGGGAGTGGCTCCAGCTGTGGGTGTCTCTTCACCTTGAGTCACCAGCTCCTGGGGCAGGTCCCTGTGCTGGCCCTCCCTGCCTGAGGGGGCTCCGCTCCTTCCCCTGGGGAGGGCTGGGCAGGAACCGGGAGGGAGGGGTGCCCACAGTCGCCTTAGCTTCCTCCCTGGCCCCCTCCCCTGCTCTGCCAGGCCAGCCCATCACCCCCAGGCCatgcccttccccaccccacttcTTCCCCTTGCCTTCTCAGGCCCTCTCTTGATACCTTTATTGAGCGCCTGCTGTGTGCGGCAGACCCTTGCCCTCCAGCAGCATCTGGGCGGAGGTTGAGGATGGATGACACCAGCCCAGGCTGCCTGCTTCCCTCTCTGCACAAAGTGCTTTAGAAgcttgggattctctgggcccTTCCCAAAGCCCTGCAAGCAACCTGCCCTGATCACCCGGCCGTCTCTTCTTGGGGACCCATGGGGGAAGGCGCCGCATCCCTGGCCCCCTGGGGACAAAAGCCTGGGCTTTGGCACCTGTGACTTTGCAGATTTCCCCTGAAACGCCATCAGAGAGGGGCGGGGACTTGTCCAGAATCCCACAGTGAGTTGGCCGAGTCCGAAACGTGGTGCAGCTAAAGGgcaaccccccacctccccaggtccCCCCACAATGAGGCCAGGCCTGCTTTTCTCAGCTGTGTGGCCTGGGCCCCTGGCCTGACCCCTCTCAACCCCTGTGTCTTCTCCCTGGGCTGAGGAGGTGCCAGGAGCCCCCCAGGACCATCACAGGACTGTCCCCTCCACGAAGCCCTTCTCAGCAGGATGGTTTACAGAGAGTTCAGAACAGAAGTGttgggggggcaggaggagccagACACACTGGTGGACGGGACAGTCACCCCCTCCGAGCCTCCGGGTCCCTCACCTGTGATGGAGAGTGGACCTCCCACCTCAGACCCAAAACAACGTAAGCCAAGCCCCAGGACAGCAGGGCCCAGTCCTCCTGGTGCGAGAGGCAGGCTGTTCTCCGTTGCGTGACACACCCACTCCCCCGAAGCTGCGAGGCTGCAACCACATCCTGCCTGGTCACAgactgcccccgcccccagcgcCTGGCATCCTGCCTCGGCGGTCCCAGCCCCGGACTTTCCAGGGGCAGGCTCTCGCACGCCCTCGGGCCCTCGGTcctgtcccctcctcccttccgGTTCCCAGTCTTTGGGCGCCTGCCTGGACGTGGACTTGGCGAgccaggaagggaggaaggagttgTCAGGGTGTCAttcagctggggtggggggcccgGCTGCGTGATTCAGCAGGCCCTTCCCTGGATGCCCACTCGCCCAGCAGTGTGGGTGGTGCGAGGAGCCAGCTGGTCATTAGAGGGCCTTCCTGTAGGGTGGGCACTTACCAGGAGGGCCGACCCCCTGGGCTGGAGCCGCCAGCCCAGGGCGGGTAGTGGTGTCTGCTGGCCCCACGGTGACCTGAGCTCTGGGAATCCTGGCAGGAGGGGGGCAGGAAGCTCGACTCCTGGGCTCCACCTCTTGGCACTGCCCTGTGTGGGGCCTTGAGCAGTGGCAGGACAGCGAGCCTGAGCCCTGGTGAAGACTTGAGTCGGGAGGCTTCAGTTTGGTCTCAGCTCTGCCCTGATTGTAGAGTGACATTGGGCAGGTGATGCCGCTGAGCCTCAGTtgtccccatctgtgaaatagggCCAAAGATAGGGCCCTGCACCTGGGTGTCAACGCGACTCCACGAGGTGGACCCCACGGTAAGGGCTTagcctggtgcctggcacatgtCCATCTGTTGAGCACCCCGATTCCCTCAAGGGGTCTAGGTTTGCTTCCTCCTATCCTTACCCATCCTGGCATGCCCAAGATGATATGAGCATCTGGTGTTTGCAGGGAGGCCCTGTCCTATGAAGTGTTTGTCACTATTAATACTATCAGTAATCAAAATAAGGGCCCCAGTCCCATAACCTGGGACCTTTGTGCCTCTCCCCACAGACCCATTTGTCTAAACACGGGTATTTAAATCTTGGTTTAAAAATCTAGACTCTGGAttagaaaacagtaaaatgtaaaaatcacaatttttttttcagggaatgttcttttttaaaatttttatttattcatttggctgcaccaggtatcagttgtggcctgtgggatctattttccctgaccagggattgaacccgggccccctgtgttgggagtacagtcttagccactggaccatcagggaagtccctaaaatcataattttatttGCGAAAGGACTGGAAGGTTATCACTCAGTGAAAAGTTAACAGGGGTGGGCGACTCTGGGCGGTGTTCttacagggttgtttttttttttctgtccataATGCTTTATACATTTTCCTAACTGTTCCCCAGTGAACACCTAGTCCCTTTCTGGTCTGGTACAGCCTCATGGCCCGAGCAGCATTGTAAGAGTGACGTGTCCCGGCAGGGTGCTCCCTGCTGGCCCAGGCATTCAGGGTTTCTTCGCAGGTTCATTTTGTTGCACACCTTCCCCGCCCCCGGCTGCACTTCCTGAATGTGGCCTCGAAGTCAAGCGTTAAAAAAAACCAGACTCCCAGGCTCTACCCAGGACCTGCCAAGTGGGACTCTGCAGGGGGAGAATCTGCTGCTGTTCTAAATTTCTTTACAAACACACGTGGATGCACATAGCCGGAAACAATCTGATGTAAATGCCCTAAGCGCGTGACCCTGTCATCCTGCTTTCTAGTCCTCGctgcccagcccctcctccaggcaCCCGTCATTACAACCTGCTGTCTGTTTGTCCTTCCTGCCAGTCTCTCCACACACCCAGAGTCCTGTGTGGccatatatttacacacacacacgtggaatGTTTTAAGCTTCCTTATTTGTTCTATAGAAGCTAGTTCATAGTCCACTCCCTCTTCTACAGTTGGCTTTTCTCACACTTTGAATAAATCTCTTCAGGGACTTTGAATTaatctcctggtggtccagcagttaggacaaCTCTGACCTCTACTGCAgacggcctgggttcaatccctggtgggggaattaagatcccacaagctgcatgacCACTCTTAAGATCACTGGCGTGGCTTCATGGCACATGGTTCTGAAGGAACTGTAAGTTTCCAGCTGGCCCCTCTGGTTGGTCTTACGATTAACAGGATGGGGTCTAGACAGGACTTCTGGACTGTTCCTGCTGGAAGGCGGGGGTCCCTGTGAGGCTCTTTAGTGATCTGTCAGCATGGCCCGGACTTCACGCCTCAGCCTTCCCTTCTGTGGAATGGGGAGGCTGCCACCTCCCCTGCGGTGGTTTCCCTCCAGCCACCCAGTGCCGTCTGGTTTCTGGACCAAGGCCACTCCGTGGGCTGCCCTGTGAGTGTTGCCCAGCTATTGTGACTCACAGCTAGCCTCGAGGTGGAATTTTGGACAATGGGTCCATAGTCTCCTGCCCCtgccgcccccccccaccccggtcTCAGAAAGCCCAGCTACCCCTCAGTAACCCCTTCCCATGGTCCCTTTCAGATTGAACCATGATTCCGGTGACAGAGCTCCGCTACTTTGCGGACACGCAGCCAGCGTACCGGATCCTGAAGCCGTGGTGGGACGTGTTCACCGACTACATCTCCATCGTCATGCTGATGATTGCTGTCTTCGGGGGCACGCTGCAGGTTACCCAGGACAAGATGATCTGCCTGCCCTGTAAGTGGGTCACCAAGGACTCCTGCAACGACTCGTTCCGGGGCTGGGCGGCCCCTGGCCCAGAGCCCCCCTACCCCAACTCCACCATCGGGCCGACCCCCGACTCCGGCCCCACCGGCATCAAGTACGACCTGGACCGGCACCAGTACAACTATGTGGACGCCGTGTGCTATGAGAACCGCCTGCACTGGTTTGCCAAGTACTTCCCCTACCTGGTGCTTCTGCACACGCTCATCTTCCTGGCCTGCAGCAACTTCTGGTTCAAGTTCCcgcgcaccagctccaagctgGAGCACTTCGTGTCCATCCTGCTCAAGTGCTTCGACTCGCCCTGGACCACGCGGGCCCTGTCGGAGACGGTGGTGGAGGAGAGCGACCCCAAGCCGGCCTTCAGCAAGATGAACGGCTCCATGGACAAGAAGTCATCGACGGTCAGCGAGGACGTGGAGGCCACCGTGCCCATGCTGCAGCGGACCAAGTCTCGGATCGAGCAGGGCATCGTGGACCGCTCGGAGACGGGCGTGCTGGACAAGAAGGAGGGCGAGCAGGCCAAGGCGCTGTTCGAGAAGGTGAAGAAGTTCCGGACCCACGTGGAGGAGGGGGACATCGTGTACCGGCTGTACATGCGGCAGACCATCATCAAGGTGATCAAGTTCATCCTCATCATCTGCTACACCGTCTACTACGTGCACAACATCAAGTTCGACGTGGACTGCACGGTGGACATcgagagcctgacgggctaccgCACATACCGGTGCGCCCACCCGCTGGCCACGCTCTTCAAGATCCTGGCATCCTTCTACATCAGCCTGGTCATCTTCTACGGCCTCATCTGCATGTACACGCTCTGGTGGATGCTGCGGCGCTCCCTGAAGAAGTACTCGTTCGAGTCCATCCGCGAGGAGAGCAGCTACAGCGACATCCCCGACGTCAAGAACGACTTCGCCTTCATGCTGCACCTCATCGACCAGTACGACCCGCTGTACTCAAAACGCTTCGCTGTCTTCCTGTCGGAGGTGAGTGAGAACAAGCTGCGGCAGCTAAACCTCAACAACGAGTGGACGTTGGACAAGCTGCGCCAGCGGCTCACCAAGAATGCGCAGGACAAGCTGGAGCTGCACCTGTTCATGCTCAGCGGCATCCCTGACACGGTGTTCGACCTGGTGGAGCTGGAggtgctgaagctggagctgaTCCCCGACGTGACCATCCCGCCCAGCATCGCACAGCTC
Proteins encoded in this region:
- the LRRC8A gene encoding volume-regulated anion channel subunit LRRC8A isoform X1, with amino-acid sequence MIPVTELRYFADTQPAYRILKPWWDVFTDYISIVMLMIAVFGGTLQVTQDKMICLPCKWVTKDSCNDSFRGWAAPGPEPPYPNSTIGPTPDSGPTGIKYDLDRHQYNYVDAVCYENRLHWFAKYFPYLVLLHTLIFLACSNFWFKFPRTSSKLEHFVSILLKCFDSPWTTRALSETVVEESDPKPAFSKMNGSMDKKSSTVSEDVEATVPMLQRTKSRIEQGIVDRSETGVLDKKEGEQAKALFEKVKKFRTHVEEGDIVYRLYMRQTIIKVIKFILIICYTVYYVHNIKFDVDCTVDIESLTGYRTYRCAHPLATLFKILASFYISLVIFYGLICMYTLWWMLRRSLKKYSFESIREESSYSDIPDVKNDFAFMLHLIDQYDPLYSKRFAVFLSEVSENKLRQLNLNNEWTLDKLRQRLTKNAQDKLELHLFMLSGIPDTVFDLVELEVLKLELIPDVTIPPSIAQLTGLKELWLYHTAAKIEAPALAFLRENLRALHIKFTDIKEIPLWIYSLKTLEELHLTGNLSAENNRFIVIDGLRELKRLKVLRLKSNLSKLPQVVTDVGVHLQKLSINNEGTKLIVLNSLKKMANLTELELIRCDLERIPHSIFSLHNLQEIDLKDNNLKTIEEIISFQHLHRLTCLKLWYNHIAYIPIQIGNLTNLERLYLNRNKIEKIPTQLFYCRKLRYLDLSHNNLTFLPADIGLLQSLQNLAVTANRIEALPPELFQCRKLRALHLGNNVLQSLPSRVGELTSLTQIELRGNRLECLPVELGECPLLKRSGLVVEEDLFNTLPPEVKERLWRADKEQA